In the genome of Acidimicrobiales bacterium, the window ACCACGACGGTCTTGTCCATCTTGACGGAGTCGACGATCCCCTCGCGCACCTTGCGTGCGTTGGGGCGGGACTCCGCGTCGTTCTCGGTGGTGGCGTCAGCCATTCGTGGCCTCCAGGGCCTCCGCGGCAGCGATCTCTCGCTGGCGCAGCACGGTGTTGATGCGGGCGATGTCCTTGCGGACCGAGCCGAGACGGGTGCTGTTGTCGAGCTGGCCGGTCACGTGCTGGAACCGGAGGTTGAACAGCTCCTGCTTGGAGTCGGCCAGGCGGGTGATCAGCTCGTCGTCGCCCAGGTCACGCAGCTCGTCGGCGGGGGATGCCATCAGACCTCCTCAGCCATGGCTCGGGTGACGAAACGGGCACGGATCGGGAGCTTCTGGATGGCGCGCTCCATGGCGCCCCGTGCCAGCTCCTCGTTGACGCCGGCCAGCTCGAACATGATGCGGCCGGGCTTGACCACGGCCACCCAGCGCTCCGGGTTGCCCTTGCCCGAGCCCATGCGGGTCTCGGCGGGCTTCTCGGTGACGGGCTTGTCGGGGAAGACGTTGATCCAGACCTTGCCGCCGCGCTTGACGTGGCGGGTCATGGCGATGCGGGCGGCCTCGATCTGGCGGGCGGTGATCCACCCGGGCTCGAGGGCCTGGATCCCGTACTCGCCGAACGTGACGGTCGTGGCTCCCTTGGCGGCACCGGTCATGCGCCCGCGGTGGTGCTTGCGGTGCTTGACCTTCTTGGGCATCAGCATCAGTCGGCCTCCCCGGGACGGAAGTGCGGCGCCTCGTGGTGCTCGGACGCCTTGGTGAGGCGCTCGATCTCCTCCTCCTCGGCGAGGAGGCGCTCCAGCTCGGGATCGGCCTCCTTGATGATGGGGTCGTCCTCGCCTTGGGCGCCGGTGGCACCGGGGGTGCCGGTGGCAGGGGTGACGCCACCCTCGGCAGCGTCGCCGAGGCGGCGGCCGCCGCCGGCGGAGACGACCTTGCGGGGACGCTCGGGCCCACCGGCGGTCTCGCCGACGGCCATCTGAGCCTCGCGGGTGGCCTTGTCGTCACCGGAGGTCTTGTAGGGGAGGATGTCGCCCTTGTAGATCCAGACCTTGACGCCGATGCGGCCGTAGGTGGTGCGCGCCTCGCGGAAGCCGTAGTCGATGTCGGCGCGCAGCGTGTGCAGCGGCACCCGACCTTCGCGGTACCACTCAGTGCGGCTCATCTCGGCGCCGTTCAGGCGGCCGGAGCACTGGACCCGGATGCCGAGGACCCCTGCCTTCTGGGCGTTCTGCACGGCGCGCTTCATGGCCCGGCGGAAGTTCACGCGGCCGGCGAGCTGGTCGGCGACACCCTGGGCGATGAGGGCGGCGTCGAGCTCGGGCTGCTTGATCTCCTGGATGTTGAGCTGGACCTTGGCGTTGCCGGTGATCTTGGTGAGCCCGGCGCGGAGGCGGTCGGCCTCGCTGCCACGGCGGCCGATGACGATGCCGGGGCGGGCGGTGTGCACGTCGACCCGGAGGCGGTCGCGGGTGCGCTCGATCTCCACGCGGCTGATGGCGGCGTGGGGCAGCTGCGTCATCAGGTAGTCGCGGATGTGCCAGTCCTCGATGAGGTAGTCGGTGTACTCCTTCTCGGAGAACCAGCGCGACTTCCACTCGGTGGTGACGCCGAGCCGGAACCCGTAGGGGTTGACCTTCTGACCCATTACTTGTCCTCTTCCTTGCTGGCGTCCTCTTCCGTGCTGACGTCTTCCGTACTGGTGTCCTCGGCGTCCTCGACGTCGACGTCGGCGACGGCGACGTCGGCGACGTCGGCGTCGGTGGGCTCGGCGTCGGTGGGCTCGGCGTCCGTGGGCTCGGTGGTGGCGGCGTCATCGGCCTGGGCGACGGCGGGCGCCTGCTGGTCGACGATGCCCTCGGCGTCCTCGACGTCGGCGACGTCGGAGGCGGTGGGCTCCTCGGTGGCCTCACCACGGCTTCTTCCGGTCCGGCGACGGCGCTCCTCGGCGGCGTCCTGGCCGGCGCGACGAGCGGCACGGCTGCCGGGGCGGGAAGCGTCCCGGGTGCGCCGGCGCTCAAGCTCGTCTTCGGAGAGGCGGGCCACGATCACGGTGATGTGGCAGGAGCGCTTGCGGATGCGGGTGGCACGGCCGCGGGCCCGGGGACGGAAGCGGCGCATGGTCCGGCCCTCGTCGGCGAAGCAGGAGGCCACGAAGAGGTCGTCGCCGATCTGCTCGTCGTTGTGCTCGGCGTTGGCGATGGCCGAGGCCAGCACCTTGCGGACCGCGATGGCGGCGTCGCGCTCGGAGAACTGGAGGATCTCATCCGCGGTGCGGACGTCCTTGCCCCGGATGAGGTCGAGGACGGCCCGGGCCTTGCTGGCCGACATGCGGACGTGGCGGGCCTGGGCGCGGGTGCCCGGGCGCTCGTTGGTCTTGGTGGCGGTCATCGGCGACCACCTCGCTCTGCATCACTGGGTCGCTCGGAGGTCGCCGACCGCAGGCTCACGTCGGACCGCATCATCGGCGACCACCTCGCTCCTGGCCGGCGTGGAACCGGAAGGTGCGCGTCGGAGCGAACTCGCCCAGCTTGTGGCCGACCATCGACTCGGTGATGTAGACGGGCACGTGCTTGCGGCCGTCGTGGACGGCCACCGTGTGACCGACCATCTCCGGGATGATGGTGGAGCGGCGGGACCAGGTCTTGATGACCTTCTTCTCGTTGGCCTCGTTGAGGGCGTCCACCTTCTTGAGGAGGTGGTCGTCGACGAACGGGCCCTTCTTCAGGCTGCGCGGCATGGCTGTCTCCTGCCCCTACCGCCGCGAGCCGCGTGTGCGGCGACGGCGGACGATGAGCTTGTCGGACTCCTTGTTCTTCGACCGGGTACGACCCTCGGGCTTGCCCCAGGGGGACACGGGGTGGCGACCACCGGAGGTCTTGCCCTCGCCACCACCGAGCGGGTGGTCGACGGGGTTCATGGCCACACCGCGGGTCTGCGGGCGCTTGCCCTTCCAGCGGTTCCGGCCGGCCTTGCCGATCTTGATCAGGTCGGCCTCGGCGTTGCCGACCTCGCCGACGGTGGCGCGGCAGTCGATGGGCACACGGCGCATCTCGGTGCTCGGGAGGCGCAGGGTGGCGTAGTCGCCCTCCTTGGCCACGAGCTGGACGCTCGAG includes:
- the rplP gene encoding 50S ribosomal protein L16 is translated as MLMPKKVKHRKHHRGRMTGAAKGATTVTFGEYGIQALEPGWITARQIEAARIAMTRHVKRGGKVWINVFPDKPVTEKPAETRMGSGKGNPERWVAVVKPGRIMFELAGVNEELARGAMERAIQKLPIRARFVTRAMAEEV
- the rpmC gene encoding 50S ribosomal protein L29, whose product is MASPADELRDLGDDELITRLADSKQELFNLRFQHVTGQLDNSTRLGSVRKDIARINTVLRQREIAAAEALEATNG
- the rpsS gene encoding 30S ribosomal protein S19: MPRSLKKGPFVDDHLLKKVDALNEANEKKVIKTWSRRSTIIPEMVGHTVAVHDGRKHVPVYITESMVGHKLGEFAPTRTFRFHAGQERGGRR